The following proteins are encoded in a genomic region of Rubidibacter lacunae KORDI 51-2:
- the galE gene encoding UDP-glucose 4-epimerase GalE has translation MPASKPTILVTGGAGYIGSHAVLALQRQGYDVAILDNLVYGHRDIAERALKAELIVGDTSDRALLDRLFAERDIAAVMHFAAFAYVGESVAQPAKYYRNNVVGTLTLLEAMLAAGVKSFVFSSTCATYGVPDAIPIPETHPQRPINPYGSSKLMVERILSDFATAYGLRYVIFRYFNAAGADPHGLTGEDHAPETHLIPLILFAALGKRPSISIYGTDYDTPDGTCIRDYIHVSDLASAHVLGVDYLLDGGVSEIFNLGNGNGFSVRETIETARRLTEREIHVIEGARRPGDPPVLVGSSQKVRGILGWQPQYADLKLILSHAWQWHQKRHGMPAS, from the coding sequence ATGCCAGCTTCGAAACCGACGATTCTCGTGACGGGCGGCGCAGGGTACATCGGTTCCCATGCCGTGCTAGCCCTGCAACGCCAAGGCTATGACGTTGCGATCCTCGACAACCTAGTCTACGGTCACCGCGATATTGCCGAGCGGGCCTTGAAAGCCGAATTAATTGTCGGCGACACGAGCGATCGCGCGCTCCTCGACCGCTTGTTTGCCGAGCGCGACATCGCCGCCGTCATGCACTTCGCCGCCTTTGCCTACGTAGGCGAATCCGTCGCCCAACCTGCTAAGTACTATCGCAACAACGTAGTCGGAACATTAACTCTGCTGGAAGCCATGTTGGCAGCTGGAGTTAAGAGCTTCGTGTTTTCTTCAACGTGCGCCACCTATGGCGTCCCCGACGCAATTCCTATTCCTGAAACTCACCCGCAGCGGCCGATCAATCCCTACGGTTCTAGCAAGCTGATGGTCGAGCGTATCTTATCTGACTTCGCCACGGCTTACGGGTTGCGCTACGTGATCTTTCGCTACTTCAATGCTGCCGGTGCCGATCCCCACGGACTGACCGGCGAAGACCACGCCCCCGAAACACATCTGATTCCGCTGATCCTATTCGCCGCGCTTGGCAAGCGCCCCAGCATCAGCATCTACGGCACCGACTACGATACGCCAGACGGCACCTGCATCCGCGACTACATTCACGTCAGCGACCTAGCGAGCGCGCACGTTCTCGGAGTTGACTACCTGCTCGACGGCGGTGTGTCGGAGATCTTCAACTTGGGCAACGGCAATGGTTTCTCGGTTCGAGAAACCATTGAAACCGCCCGACGCTTAACCGAGCGCGAGATCCATGTTATTGAAGGAGCTCGTCGACCTGGCGATCCACCAGTGCTTGTGGGAAGCAGCCAGAAAGTGCGCGGGATCTTGGGCTGGCAGCCGCAGTACGCCGATCTCAAATTAATCCTGAGCCATGCGTGGCAGTGGCACCAGAAGCGCCACGGGATGCCAGCATCCTAA
- a CDS encoding class I SAM-dependent methyltransferase, with product MDAATQQTPDRPYRQANLPAIHNGSIASNMLRRQTTVRLSHDFDSMSATLDALFRLHQHLPRQGPGGDEFTQAMLKRLPDLPTNPTVLDLGCGSGSTTLVLARELAAPANPIAAVDIYAPYLQDLSDRAAGEGLGDRVRTYCADFAALDWPTASVDLIWSEGAIFILGFAEGLRCWRSLLKPGGLMVVSDCTWLDDEPPDELRQFWQVAYPTMATVAENAATATEVGFEVLSTAVLPPHGWWDEFYVPLRARMTELKPHADPDLLEAIAESEHEIDLFRRYGDSYGYAFYLLRRATEKTIG from the coding sequence GTGGATGCAGCTACTCAGCAAACTCCGGACCGTCCCTATCGACAGGCGAACCTGCCAGCGATCCATAACGGTTCGATCGCTAGCAACATGCTTCGTCGTCAGACAACTGTAAGACTATCTCACGACTTCGACTCCATGAGCGCAACGCTTGATGCCCTTTTCCGGCTCCATCAACATCTGCCCCGCCAAGGACCGGGTGGCGACGAGTTTACCCAGGCGATGCTAAAGCGCTTACCGGACTTGCCCACCAACCCGACCGTCCTCGACCTCGGCTGCGGTAGCGGCAGCACCACGCTCGTGCTGGCTCGCGAGTTGGCCGCGCCTGCCAATCCGATCGCAGCCGTAGATATCTACGCACCGTACCTGCAAGACCTCAGCGATCGCGCTGCTGGTGAAGGACTCGGCGATCGCGTCCGCACGTACTGCGCCGATTTTGCCGCCTTAGATTGGCCGACAGCAAGTGTCGATTTGATCTGGTCTGAAGGGGCAATTTTTATCCTCGGATTTGCTGAAGGATTGCGTTGTTGGCGATCGCTACTCAAACCGGGTGGCTTGATGGTTGTCAGCGACTGCACTTGGCTCGACGACGAGCCGCCAGATGAGCTACGGCAGTTCTGGCAGGTTGCCTATCCAACGATGGCAACGGTGGCGGAAAACGCCGCGACTGCCACTGAAGTTGGTTTCGAGGTGCTCTCCACTGCCGTGTTACCACCCCATGGGTGGTGGGACGAGTTTTACGTCCCCCTGCGAGCGCGCATGACCGAACTCAAACCCCATGCCGACCCGGATTTGCTAGAGGCGATCGCGGAATCCGAGCATGAAATCGATCTTTTCCGCCGATATGGGGATAGTTACGGATACGCGTTCTATCTGCTGCGCCGAGCGACCGAAAAGACAATCGGATAA
- a CDS encoding DUF3110 domain-containing protein, which yields MRVYILLFNPRTDNEGIHALQVGDRRCVLMFEDADDAERFALLLEAQDFPMPGVEEFDSEEIEDFCAAAGYDAQTVPTGELFLPPEQSLDEHEWSPDGSPSDRTERPESRDEELPDLDEVRRRLEKLL from the coding sequence ATGCGCGTATACATATTGCTGTTCAACCCCCGCACCGATAATGAAGGCATCCACGCGTTGCAAGTTGGCGATCGGCGCTGCGTGTTGATGTTTGAGGATGCGGACGATGCAGAGCGCTTCGCCCTGCTCCTGGAAGCCCAGGACTTCCCCATGCCAGGCGTGGAGGAATTTGACTCGGAAGAAATCGAGGACTTCTGCGCGGCAGCCGGCTACGATGCCCAAACCGTTCCAACTGGCGAGTTATTCCTGCCGCCGGAGCAGAGCCTTGACGAACACGAGTGGTCGCCCGACGGTTCGCCCAGCGATCGAACCGAGCGCCCTGAGTCTCGGGATGAAGAGCTGCCAGACCTCGATGAGGTACGCCGCCGCCTCGAAAAACTGCTTTAG